GTTGTTTAATCACGGTAATGTCTACGTAAGTGTAACTAGCAGGATACCTATCTCCAGTGGACTTAAGAGGAATAGTGCCATCGCGACTGGCATAGTTGATGCTGTAGTGAAGTATGCTGGGTTATCCTATATGTCTAAGTTAGATATAGCTAAAATCGCAGCTAAAGCCACGAAGGCTCACGGCTCATCAATAACAGGCGCGTTTGACGATGCCTTAGCATCTATACTACGGGGCATAGTTTTTACGGACAACAGGAACATGAGACTAATTAAACATATAAGTCCACTCAGGGATGACCTCAGTGTAGTTATAACAAACTTCAAGAAGACGAAGCGGCTAGATAGGATAGATAGGTTGAGATCGCTCGCCCCAATCTATGAGGAATTATTCCATAGGGCACTACATGGGGATCTATGGGAAGCAGCCACAATCAACGGGATCCTCGTCGCATTATCGCTAGGTTATCATGATGAGTTAAGAACTATAAATGAG
This is a stretch of genomic DNA from Vulcanisaeta thermophila. It encodes these proteins:
- a CDS encoding shikimate kinase, which gives rise to MAINLEVTVELYHVISKEGVCSDNDFVNFIPNFTLSELNIHGLFNHGNVYVSVTSRIPISSGLKRNSAIATGIVDAVVKYAGLSYMSKLDIAKIAAKATKAHGSSITGAFDDALASILRGIVFTDNRNMRLIKHISPLRDDLSVVITNFKKTKRLDRIDRLRSLAPIYEELFHRALHGDLWEAATINGILVALSLGYHDELRTINEAIRLGVLSEDFW